The following are encoded in a window of Glandiceps talaboti chromosome 5, keGlaTala1.1, whole genome shotgun sequence genomic DNA:
- the LOC144435385 gene encoding monocarboxylate transporter 12-like codes for MVGGILSAVSFLISSFATSIVYLYFSCGLVAGFSFCLSILPASISLGRYFRRRYALANGIAVTASGIGGFAMPILCQRLINYYGWRGTLIVISALSANFCVAASLLRPLHLKSDVDLPEASSRASASIRECTEQSESEIHQEETYDRIRRSNLKEKARQVMCFFIPVFKARPVAVLLMIYCFTCGFGLSIILGHYVDNAVKNGTGEENAAFLVSIIGILACVSCLATGIVLSYANADIGLVNSHCFGVAVFGVVSVFIPFASSFESLVGISVTIGLSRGISSALDDVMVKQVVGESTFTEGMGMAVMFVGIGTLLGPPFSGYLYDYTGSYNTSFHCAGLVLICGSSFLPLAWLYTKIKNKCTHVTSNSTSF; via the exons ATGGTTGGTGGCATACTATCAGCTGTGTCTTTTCTTATAAGTTCATTTGCAACAAGTATAGTATACTTGTACTTCAGTTGTGGACTTGTCGCAG GTTTttcattctgtctgtctatacTGCCAGCTAGTATAAGTCTGGGTCGATATTTCAGAAGACGCTATGCTTTAGCCAATGGCATTGCAGTCACTGCAAGTGGCATCGGTGGTTTTGCAATGCCCATTTTGTGCCAACGTTTGATCAATTATTATGGCTGGAGGGGGACACTGATAGTCATTTCAGCTTTATCGGCGAACTTCTGTGTTGCTGCCTCGTTACTCAGGCCATTGCATCTCAAATCAGACGTTGACCTCCCCGAAGCAAGTAGTAGAGCTTCGGCCAGCATTCGTGAATGTACGGaacaaagtgaaagtgaaattcATCAGGAGGAAACGTATGATCGCATACGCAGATCAAACTTGAAAGAAAAGGCAAGACAAGTCATGTGCTTCTTTATTCCTGTATTTAAAGCAAGACCCGTGGCTGTTCTACTGATGATCTACTGTTTCACGTGTGGCTTTGGTCTTAGCATTATACTCGGTCACTACGTAGACAATGCTGTCAAAAACGGTACAGGCGAAGAAAATGCAGCTTTCTTGGTATCCATCATTGGCATTCTCGCCTGTGTTAGTTGCCTAGCAACTGGAATAGTTTTATCATATGCAAATGCTGACATTGGCTTGGTCAATTCTCATTGTTTTGGAGTTGCTGTATTTGGAGTTGTTTCCGTCTTTATACCATTTGCAAGTTCCTTTGAATCTTTGGTTGGAATCTCGGTAACTATAGGACTCTCGCGTGGAATTTCCTCTGCCCTTGACGACGTTATGGTCAAACAGGTGGTTGGTGAAAGTACATTTACTGAGGGTATGGGCATGGCAGTGATGTTCGTTGGCATCGGCACTCTTTTGGGTCCCCCTTTTTCAG GTTATTTATATGACTATACTGGTTCCTATAACACGTCATTCCATTGTGCTGGACTTGTCTTGATCTGTGGATCATCATTTCTACCTTTGGCGTGGTTGTATACGAAGATTAAgaacaaatgtacacatgtgaCGTCAAACAGTACATCGTTTTAA
- the LOC144435386 gene encoding uncharacterized protein LOC144435386 — MVLPSFVAGVFVLTSQLARYLNRNYWEQKHDEQKSSATPSAPASAEITPATAPPMSTSSQSQPTYSSSGKIPEQYQNDSEDNQQFLQLLSTNIDVFVNRMKSDSQRGRSIANDTSVQGLFQTITTMNPQLMKIVDELEDHRNHMESLQDKLAQLRDAREALDALREDHREKLQREAEEAERQRQIQIAQKLEIMRQKKQEYLAYQRQLALQRLQEQEREMQMRLEQQKQQQQMRPMQYTMHYAPQGPPPPNQQYNQPPPPPPQQAFGSPPGSMHNSPVHTYKMEQQPPPPGQGVPTQAPQVNGVNQGPQYSQPNQYPPQQNSSFTAGPPGQQQQYPPPQQAQYPGQPSSLSAPPSLDYHMSQAPSLDYQPSSLDYQQNNMYSMQSMANALPPQQNQQQPPPPPQQQQQQQQQQQPYGMNQPPPPPQGNMYQQPMQSGPPQQLPPQQEAQLISFD; from the exons atgg TCTTACCAAGTTTCGTCGCTGGCGTATTTGTTTTGACCTCGCAGCTTGCTCGGTACTTGAATCGGAATTACTGGGAACAGAAGCATGATGAACAGAAGAGTTCGGCAACTCCCTCAGCTCCTGCTAGTGCTGAAATAACCCCAGCTACTGCACCACCAATGTCTACATCCTCACAATCACAACCTACGTATTCCTCATCAGGAAAGATACCTGAA CAATATCAGAATGACAGTGAAGATAACCAGCAGTTCTTACAACTATTGTCTACAAACATCGATGTCTTTGTCAATCGTATGAAGAGTGATTCACAGAGAGGACGTAGTATTGCCAATGATACGTCGGTCCAAGGATTGTTTCAGACTATCACCACCATGAACCCACAACTGATGAAGATTGTAGATGAACTCGAAGATCATAGAA ATCACATGGAGTCCCTACAAGACAAACTAGCTCAGCTACGCGATGCCAGGGAAGCACTTGACGCTCTGCGTGAAGATCATCGTGAAAAACTACAGAGAGAGGCCGAAGAGGCTGAAAGACAGAGGCAAATTCAAATAGCACAGAAATTAGAGATTATGAGACAAAAGAAACAG GAATATTTGGCCTACCAACGTCAGTTAGCACTACAAAGGCTACAGGAACAAGAACGTGAAATGCAGATGAGATTAGAACAACAGAAACAGCAACAACAGATGAGACCCATGCAATATACCATGCATTATGCACCACAGGGTCCTCCACCACCCAATCAACAATACAatcaaccaccaccaccacccccacaaCAG GCGTTCGGCAGTCCACCAGGGTCCATGCACAACTCTCCAGTTCACACATACAAAATGGAACAGCAGCCCCCACCTCCAGGACAAGGGGTTCCAACTCAAGCCCCACAAGTGAATGGAGTCAACCAAGGTCCCCAATACAGCCAACCCAACCAATATCCTCCCCAACAGAATTCTTCATTTACCGCTGGCCCCCCAGGGCAGCAGCAGCAGTATCCCCCTCCCCAACAAGCTCAATACCCCGGCCAGCCATCAAGCCTTAGTGCACCCCCTTCGTTAGATTATCACATGAGTCAGGCACCATCGTTGGACTATCAGCCCAGTTCTTTGGATTACCAACAGaataacatgtacagtatgcaGAGTATGGCCAATGCACTACCGCCTCAACAAAACCAACAacagccaccaccaccaccacaacaacaacaacaacaacaacaacaacaacaaccatatGGAATGaaccaaccaccaccaccaccacaaggTAATATGTATCAGCAACCAATGCAGTCAGGGCCCCCACAGCAACTGCCGCCACAACAAGAGGCTCAACTTATTTCATTCGACTAG
- the LOC144435387 gene encoding monocarboxylate transporter 12-like, protein MPHLRMVGCTRPQDPPDGGWGWLIVVAHFISVFLYQGISSTMPVIYVELLNYFEQGAAATSWILALLRASSLCSAPLTSILCKKFGFRGVAMVGGILSAVSFLISSFATSIVYLYFSCGLVAGFSFCLSILPASISLGRYFRRRYALANGIAVTASGIGGFAMPILCQRLINYYGWRGTLIVISALSANFCVAASLLRPLHLKSDVDLPEASSRASASIRECTEQSESEIHQEETYDRIRRSNLKEKARQVMCFFIPVFKARPVAVLLMIYCFTCGFGLSIILGHYVDNAVKNGTGEENAAFLVSIIGILACVSCLATGIVLSYANADIGLVNSHCFGVAVFGVVSVFIPFASSFESLVGISVTIGLSRGISSALDDVMVKQVVGESTFTEGMGMAVMFVGIGTLLGPPFSGYLYDYTGSYNTSFHCAGLVLICGSSFLPLAWLYTKIKNKCTHVTSNSTSF, encoded by the exons ATGCCTCATCTGAGAATGGTAGGATGTACAAGACCACAGGATCCACCAGACGGTGGATGGGGCTGGTTGATCGTGGTGGCTCATTTCATATCAGTATTTCTATACCAAGGCATATCTAGTACGATGCCAGTAATATACGTCGAACTTCTAAACTATTTCGAGCAGGGAGCTGCAGCAACGTCGTGGATTCTTGCTTTACTCCGAGCGTCCTCGCTTTGCTCAG CTCCGTTGACATCAATACTTTGTAAGAAGTTTGGATTTCGTGGTGTTGCAATGGTTGGTGGCATACTATCAGCTGTGTCTTTTCTTATAAGTTCATTTGCAACAAGTATAGTATACTTGTACTTCAGTTGTGGACTTGTCGCAG GTTTttcattctgtctgtctatacTGCCAGCTAGTATAAGTCTGGGTCGATATTTCAGAAGACGCTATGCTTTAGCCAATGGCATTGCAGTCACTGCAAGTGGCATCGGTGGTTTTGCAATGCCCATTTTGTGCCAACGTTTGATCAATTATTATGGCTGGAGGGGGACACTGATAGTCATTTCAGCTTTATCGGCGAACTTCTGTGTTGCTGCCTCGTTACTCAGGCCATTGCATCTCAAATCAGACGTTGACCTCCCCGAAGCAAGTAGTAGAGCTTCGGCCAGCATTCGTGAATGTACGGaacaaagtgaaagtgaaattcATCAGGAGGAAACGTATGATCGCATACGCAGATCAAACTTGAAAGAAAAGGCAAGACAAGTCATGTGCTTCTTTATTCCTGTATTTAAAGCAAGACCCGTGGCTGTTCTACTGATGATCTACTGTTTCACGTGTGGCTTTGGTCTTAGCATTATACTCGGTCACTACGTAGACAATGCTGTCAAAAACGGTACAGGCGAAGAAAATGCAGCTTTCTTGGTATCCATCATTGGCATTCTCGCCTGTGTTAGTTGCCTAGCAACTGGAATAGTTTTATCATATGCAAATGCTGACATTGGCTTGGTCAATTCTCATTGTTTTGGAGTTGCTGTATTTGGAGTTGTTTCCGTCTTTATACCATTTGCAAGTTCCTTTGAATCTTTGGTTGGAATCTCGGTAACTATAGGACTCTCGCGTGGAATTTCCTCTGCCCTTGATGACGTTATGGTCAAACAGGTGGTTGGTGAAAGTACATTTACTGAGGGTATGGGCATGGCAGTGATGTTCGTTGGCATCGGCACTCTTTTGGGTCCCCCTTTTTCAG GTTATTTATATGACTATACTGGTTCCTATAACACGTCATTCCATTGTGCTGGACTTGTCTTGATCTGTGGATCATCATTTCTACCTTTGGCGTGGTTGTATACGAAGATTAAgaacaaatgtacacatgtgaCGTCAAACAGTACATCGTTTTAA
- the LOC144435388 gene encoding monocarboxylate transporter 13-like has product MPHLRRAGCKRPQAPPDGGWGWLIVVAHFISVFLHQGMSSTMPVIYVELLNYFGQGAAATSWILALRRASGYCTAPLTSILCKKFGFRGVAMAGGVLSAVSFLVSSFATSIVYLCFSCGLVAGFSLSLSAFPTSISLGRFFKKRYALANGIAVTASGIGGFAMPILCQHLINYYGWRGTLIVISALSANFCVAASLLRPLHLKSDVDLTEARSEAPPNIRECTELSENEIHQMEETSDRMRRSNLKEKASKIMCFFIPVFKARPVAVLLMMYCFAYGFGLNIILGHYVDNAVKNRTGEEDAAFLVSIIGILTCVSCLVTGIVSSCANADVGIVNSHCFGVAVFGVVSVFIPFASSFESLVGISVTIGLSRGIFSALDEVMIKQVVGESTFTEGMGISTMFVGIGALLGPPFSGYLYDYTGSYNTSFHCAGLVLICGSSLLPLAWLYTKIKNKCTHVTSNSTAACSGAANEAVPGPVEI; this is encoded by the exons ATGCCTCATCTGAGAAGGGCAGGATGTAAAAGACCACAGGCTCCACCAGATGGTGGATGGGGCTGGTTGATCGTGGTGGCTCATTTCATATCAGTATTTCTACACCAAGGCATGTCTAGTACGATGCCAGTAATATACGTCGAACTTCTAAACTACTTCGGGCAAGGAGCTGCAGCAACGTCGTGGATTCTTGCTCTACGCCGAGCGTCCGGGTATTGCACAG CTCCGTTGACATCAATACTTTGTAAGAAGTTCGGATTTCGTGGTGTTGCAATGGCTGGTGGCGTACTATCAGCCGTGTCTTTCCTTGTAAGTTCATTTGCAACAAGTATAGTATACCTGTGCTTCAGTTGTGGACTTGTTGCAG GTTTTTCATTATCTCTGTCTGCATTCCCAACTAGTATAAGTCTGGGCCGATTTTTCAAAAAACGGTATGCTTTAGCCAATGGCATTGCAGTCACTGCAAGTGGCATCGGTGGTTTTGCAATGCCCATTTTGTGCCAACATCTGATCAATTATTATGGCTGGAGGGGGACACTGATAGTCATTTCAGCTTTATCGGCGAACTTCTGTGTTGCTGCTTCGTTACTCCGGCCATTGCATCTCAAATCAGACGTTGACCTCACTGAAGCAAGGAGTGAAGCTCCGCCCAACATTCGTGAATGTACGGAACtaagtgaaaatgaaattcatcagATGGAGGAAACGTCTGATCGCATGCGCAGATCAAACTTGAAAGAAAAGGCAAGCAAAATCATGTGCTTCTTTATTCCTGTATTTAAAGCAAGACCCGTGGCTGTTCTACTGATGATGTACTGTTTCGCCTATGGCTTTGGACTTAACATTATACTTGGTCACTACGTAGACAATGCTGTCAAAAACCGTACAGGCGAAGAAGATGCAGCTTTCTTGGTATCAATCATTGGCATTCTCACCTGTGTTAGTTGCCTAGTAACTGGAATAGTTTCCTCATGTGCAAATGCTGACGTTGGCATAGTCAATTCTCATTGTTTTGGTGTTGCTGTATTTGGAGTTGTTTCCGTCTTTATACCATTTGCAAGTTCCTTTGAATCTTTGGTTGGAATCTCGGTAACCATAGGACTCTCGCGTGGAATTTTCTCTGCCCTTGACGAGGTTATGATCAAACAGGTGGTTGGGGAAAGTACATTTACTGAGGGTATGGGTATATCAACAATGTTCGTTGGCATCGGTGCTCTTTTGGGTCCCCCTTTTTCAG GTTATTTATATGACTATACTGGTTCCTATAACACGTCATTCCATTGTGCTGGACTTGTCTTGATCTGTGGATCATCACTTCTACCTTTGGCGTGGTTGTATACGAAGATTAAgaacaaatgtacacatgtgaCGTCAAACAGTACTGCGGCGTGCTCAGGTGCGGCCAACGAAGCTGTTCCAGGACCTGTAGAAATCTGA